In Sporosarcina luteola, one DNA window encodes the following:
- a CDS encoding cytochrome d ubiquinol oxidase subunit II: MNLEILGISVLWTFLFGYILVGAIDFGAGFFNAYSLLTGKQRILTKVIQRYLSPVWEVTNVFLVFFFVGIIGFFPKTAFYYGTTLLVPVSFGIILLAIRGSYYAFETYGARGHKGYSFMYGLAGILIPASLSIVLTISEGGFIEIVDGNPVLDYWVLFTSPLTWSIVVLSIAATLYISAVFLTWYAHKAGDVEATNLLRKYALIWSLPTIITAGGIIFELRKHNLEHYNNIQTFWPMFLISFLLFAGTVWLLWKRHNYGWAFILLMGQFIFAFFGYGASHYPYLLYPYLTIYDSFTNPAMAISLIIAFILGLGLLIPSLVLLMRLFLFNKGYVRGKKDFHV; the protein is encoded by the coding sequence ATGAACTTGGAGATTTTAGGGATTTCAGTTCTTTGGACATTCCTCTTCGGTTATATTCTCGTAGGCGCCATTGATTTCGGAGCTGGCTTTTTCAATGCATACAGCTTGCTGACCGGTAAACAGCGTATTTTGACGAAAGTCATCCAGCGGTATTTATCTCCTGTATGGGAAGTGACGAACGTTTTTCTCGTCTTCTTCTTCGTAGGAATCATCGGGTTCTTCCCGAAGACAGCATTCTATTACGGAACTACGCTTTTGGTGCCTGTCAGCTTTGGCATCATCCTGCTTGCAATCCGCGGCTCGTATTATGCTTTCGAGACATACGGCGCAAGGGGCCATAAAGGCTATTCATTCATGTATGGTCTGGCGGGTATATTGATTCCCGCGTCGCTGTCAATCGTCCTGACCATTTCAGAAGGCGGCTTCATCGAAATTGTCGATGGAAATCCGGTGCTCGATTACTGGGTCTTATTCACAAGTCCATTGACATGGTCAATTGTCGTCTTGAGCATTGCAGCGACGCTATACATTTCGGCAGTGTTCCTGACATGGTATGCGCATAAAGCCGGCGACGTTGAAGCGACCAATTTGCTGCGGAAATATGCGCTCATCTGGTCATTGCCGACGATCATTACTGCAGGGGGCATCATATTCGAGCTTCGTAAACATAATCTCGAGCATTACAACAACATCCAAACGTTTTGGCCAATGTTCCTCATCTCGTTCCTATTGTTTGCAGGAACGGTTTGGCTGCTTTGGAAGCGCCACAATTACGGGTGGGCATTCATTTTGCTCATGGGCCAATTTATCTTTGCGTTTTTCGGATATGGTGCGTCGCACTATCCGTACTTGTTGTACCCGTATTTGACGATTTACGACAGTTTCACGAATCCTGCGATGGCAATCTCGCTCATTATCGCGTTCATCCTAGGACTGGGACTCTTGATCCCTTCGCTTGTATTGCTCATGCGACTGTTCCTGTTCAATAAAGGATACGTCCGTGGGAAGAAGGATTTCCATGTGTAA
- the cydS gene encoding cytochrome bd oxidase small subunit CydS, whose product MTDFIIFYAPFIILIAAIVVAFLIAPLDGSVTDKEE is encoded by the coding sequence ATGACTGATTTCATTATTTTCTATGCACCTTTTATCATCTTGATTGCAGCCATCGTCGTCGCGTTTCTCATCGCGCCGCTAGATGGTTCGGTAACGGATAAAGAGGAGTAA
- a CDS encoding diacylglycerol kinase, with translation MKRARIIYNPTAGREIFRRHLAEVLEKLEVAGYETSVHATTAEGDATIAAKNAVERGFDVIIASGGDGTLNEVVAGVSPFEKRPTIGLIPTGTTNDFARAIRIPRDIDEAIDIIVRGETIPVDVGLMNNRHFINIAGGGRMTELTYEVPSKLKTVLGQLAYYLKGIEMLPSIHSSNVKIEYDDEVFEGEVMLFLVGLTNSVGGLEKLAPNSSINDGKFTLLVLKKCNMAEFIRIVTLALRGEHLDDPLVISAKPSKVTITSSEEVLLNLDGEYGGTLPATFENRYRHIEMFAPLDQLREQDRIDNELENEEAALD, from the coding sequence ATGAAGCGTGCAAGAATCATTTATAACCCGACAGCAGGACGTGAAATATTCCGGAGGCACCTGGCTGAAGTATTGGAAAAGCTAGAAGTGGCCGGCTATGAAACATCCGTACATGCGACTACGGCGGAAGGAGACGCAACCATTGCTGCCAAAAATGCCGTGGAGAGGGGCTTTGACGTCATCATCGCATCAGGTGGAGATGGTACGTTGAACGAAGTCGTCGCCGGGGTCTCCCCCTTTGAAAAACGGCCGACGATCGGGCTTATTCCGACCGGTACGACGAACGACTTTGCGAGGGCCATTCGAATTCCGAGGGATATTGACGAAGCTATCGACATCATCGTCCGCGGAGAGACAATTCCGGTGGACGTCGGCCTCATGAACAATCGTCATTTCATCAACATCGCAGGCGGCGGGCGTATGACAGAGCTGACATATGAAGTACCAAGCAAGCTTAAGACGGTACTCGGCCAGCTTGCCTATTATTTAAAAGGGATTGAAATGCTCCCTTCCATCCATTCGAGTAATGTGAAAATCGAGTATGATGATGAAGTGTTTGAAGGTGAAGTGATGCTCTTTCTCGTCGGTTTGACCAACTCCGTCGGTGGACTGGAGAAATTGGCGCCGAATTCAAGCATCAATGACGGTAAATTCACGTTATTAGTATTGAAAAAATGTAATATGGCCGAATTCATCAGGATTGTCACACTAGCATTGCGCGGTGAGCATTTGGATGATCCGCTCGTCATTTCCGCAAAGCCTTCGAAAGTTACAATTACATCGTCCGAAGAAGTGCTGCTCAACTTGGATGGGGAATACGGCGGAACCCTTCCTGCCACCTTCGAAAACCGATATCGCCATATTGAAATGTTCGCCCCGCTCGACCAATTGCGTGAGCAGGATCGAATTGATAATGAACTTGAAAATGAAGAAGCTGCATTGGATTGA
- the gatB gene encoding Asp-tRNA(Asn)/Glu-tRNA(Gln) amidotransferase subunit GatB — translation MNFETIVGLEVHVELKTDTKIFSPAPSHYGAEPNMNIHVYDLAYPGTLPTLNKRAVDFGMKASLALNCEVAKVMNFDRKHYFYPDNPSAYQTSQDKRPVGQNGWIEIEVEGKKKKIRIERVHLEEDAGKLTHSDNGYSLVDLNRQGTPLIEIVTEADIRSPEEAYAFLEKLKAIIQYTGVSDVRMEEGSLRCDANISLRPFGQEEFGTKTELKNLNSFNFVRRGIANEVERQEKILLSGGKIQQETRRYDEATGQTVLMRIKGSANDYRFINDPDLPEIHIDQEWVDRVRAEIPELPDARKARYVNELDLPEYDAHVLTLTKEMSDFFDATVEAGADAKLASNWLMGEVSAYLNAEQKELHDTALTPEGLSSMIKLIADGTISSKIAKKVFKELIENGGNAADIVKEKGLVQISDEGTLRTIVTEILDANEQSIEDFKNGKDRAVGFLVGQVMKATKGQANPPLVNKILLEEINKR, via the coding sequence ATGAACTTTGAAACGATTGTTGGACTTGAAGTCCACGTTGAATTAAAAACCGATACGAAAATCTTTTCACCGGCGCCATCCCATTACGGTGCAGAGCCGAACATGAACATCCATGTGTACGACTTGGCATACCCGGGAACATTGCCTACGTTGAACAAACGTGCGGTGGACTTCGGAATGAAAGCTTCACTCGCATTGAACTGTGAAGTGGCAAAGGTCATGAACTTCGACCGTAAGCACTATTTCTATCCGGATAACCCGAGCGCCTATCAAACTTCGCAAGACAAGCGTCCAGTTGGCCAAAACGGCTGGATTGAAATTGAAGTCGAAGGCAAAAAGAAGAAAATCCGCATCGAACGCGTTCATCTTGAAGAGGATGCAGGAAAATTGACGCACTCCGACAACGGCTACTCACTCGTCGACTTGAACCGACAAGGCACACCGTTAATCGAAATCGTCACGGAAGCGGATATCCGCTCTCCAGAAGAGGCATATGCATTCCTCGAGAAGCTGAAAGCAATCATCCAATATACAGGCGTTTCGGACGTCCGTATGGAGGAAGGCTCGCTTCGTTGTGACGCCAATATTTCACTGCGCCCGTTCGGACAAGAGGAATTCGGAACGAAAACCGAATTGAAAAACTTGAACTCCTTTAACTTCGTCCGCAGAGGAATTGCGAATGAAGTCGAGCGCCAGGAGAAAATCCTTTTGTCAGGCGGAAAAATCCAGCAAGAAACACGCCGTTACGACGAAGCAACGGGTCAAACCGTGCTTATGCGTATTAAAGGCAGCGCGAACGATTACCGTTTCATCAACGACCCGGACTTGCCGGAAATCCATATCGACCAAGAGTGGGTCGATCGGGTACGTGCCGAGATTCCGGAGTTGCCAGATGCTCGTAAAGCAAGGTATGTCAATGAGCTCGATCTGCCGGAATATGACGCGCATGTGTTGACATTGACGAAAGAGATGTCCGATTTCTTCGACGCAACGGTTGAAGCAGGTGCAGACGCGAAGCTTGCTTCCAACTGGCTGATGGGTGAAGTGTCTGCGTATTTGAATGCTGAACAGAAAGAGCTTCATGACACAGCGCTTACACCGGAAGGATTATCGAGCATGATTAAATTGATCGCGGATGGCACCATTTCATCCAAAATCGCTAAGAAAGTGTTCAAAGAATTAATCGAAAACGGTGGGAATGCCGCCGACATCGTCAAAGAGAAAGGCCTCGTCCAAATTTCCGACGAAGGCACACTCCGCACAATCGTGACGGAAATTCTCGATGCGAATGAACAATCGATCGAGGACTTCAAAAACGGCAAGGACCGAGCAGTCGGCTTCCTCGTCGGACAAGTCATGAAAGCGACAAAAGGGCAAGCGAACCCGCCATTGGTGAATAAAATTCTCCTTGAGGAAATCAACAAGCGATAA
- a CDS encoding thioredoxin family protein yields the protein MKTEKQYFEEAISLADYMDRMDKHKENSFGIYEKFDVPQDDAFIEIAKTAKPNILVITEDWCGDAMMNNPILRRIAEAADLDVRVVYRDEDTDLIDRHLTNGGRSIPIYLLLDKEGEVLAKWGPRAASIQEDVMERRKQLPAKEAPDFDEKQREFISELMKQYTTQPELWLTVYEDIRKTFMPALQQTK from the coding sequence ATGAAAACTGAAAAGCAATACTTCGAAGAAGCGATTTCACTTGCAGATTACATGGATCGCATGGACAAACATAAAGAAAACAGCTTCGGTATTTATGAAAAATTCGATGTTCCTCAAGACGATGCATTTATTGAAATAGCAAAAACGGCAAAGCCCAATATACTAGTAATAACGGAAGATTGGTGCGGGGACGCAATGATGAACAATCCGATCCTGCGCCGTATTGCAGAAGCTGCGGACCTGGATGTACGGGTGGTCTATCGCGATGAAGACACGGATTTAATTGACAGGCATCTAACAAATGGCGGCCGCTCAATTCCAATCTATTTGCTGCTTGATAAAGAAGGAGAAGTACTGGCGAAGTGGGGACCACGTGCAGCGTCCATCCAGGAAGATGTAATGGAGCGCCGCAAACAGCTTCCGGCAAAAGAGGCGCCGGATTTTGATGAAAAACAGCGGGAATTCATTTCTGAATTGATGAAGCAATATACGACCCAGCCAGAATTATGGCTTACCGTCTACGAAGATATCCGCAAAACGTTCATGCCCGCATTACAGCAGACGAAATAA
- a CDS encoding cytochrome ubiquinol oxidase subunit I — translation MGNEEAVFYSRVLTELTLSFHIIYATIGVGVPLMIMIAQWVGIKKNDEHYILLARRWARGFIITVAVGVVTGTAIGLQLSLLWPNFMEFAGNVIALPLFMETFAFFFEAIFLGIYLYTWDRFENQKKHLLLLVPVAIGASFSAVFITMVNAFMNAPRGFDIVDGEIVNINPIIAMFNPAMPTKVAHVVITAYMTAAFVLAAIAAFRLLRGSDHVYHKKALYLTMKLGFVFSIATALIGDFSGKYLAEYQPEKLAAAEWHFETQENAPLILLGVLKDGEVKYAINIPFGLSMLAFNNPNAEVIGLDQFPEDEIPPLYIHYLFNIMVFIGMWMTILSALYWIGVNRGWKRVSTKWFRWLIVLGAPLTIIAIESGWWLAEVGRQPWILRKIMRVEDAATTSGQVDLMLMLFALLYLVLGIGSVVVLRRMFNKNPVERELEDRHKEKGGDVQ, via the coding sequence ATGGGAAATGAAGAAGCCGTTTTTTATTCGCGTGTCCTAACAGAACTTACATTATCATTCCATATTATTTACGCGACAATCGGCGTCGGTGTCCCACTCATGATCATGATTGCGCAATGGGTGGGCATCAAGAAAAACGATGAACATTATATATTGCTTGCCAGACGGTGGGCGCGAGGTTTTATCATTACCGTGGCTGTCGGGGTTGTTACAGGAACCGCCATTGGTCTGCAATTATCGTTGCTTTGGCCGAATTTCATGGAGTTCGCGGGAAATGTCATAGCGCTTCCGTTATTCATGGAAACGTTCGCATTCTTTTTTGAAGCCATCTTCCTCGGGATTTATTTATATACATGGGATCGATTCGAAAATCAGAAAAAGCATTTGCTGCTATTAGTTCCGGTTGCAATCGGCGCTTCGTTTTCTGCCGTTTTCATCACAATGGTGAATGCATTCATGAATGCGCCTCGAGGATTTGACATCGTGGACGGGGAAATCGTCAATATCAATCCGATCATTGCGATGTTCAACCCGGCAATGCCGACGAAAGTGGCGCATGTCGTCATCACGGCATATATGACTGCGGCATTTGTGTTGGCAGCGATTGCGGCATTCCGTTTATTGAGAGGCTCCGACCATGTTTATCATAAGAAAGCACTGTATTTAACAATGAAACTAGGGTTTGTATTTTCAATCGCAACTGCATTGATCGGGGATTTCTCCGGTAAGTATTTAGCCGAGTACCAACCCGAAAAACTTGCTGCAGCAGAGTGGCATTTTGAAACGCAGGAAAATGCACCTCTCATCTTGCTTGGTGTGTTGAAAGATGGGGAAGTGAAGTATGCCATTAACATTCCGTTCGGGCTTTCCATGCTCGCATTTAATAATCCTAACGCGGAAGTAATCGGTCTGGATCAGTTCCCTGAGGATGAAATACCACCGCTTTATATCCACTATTTATTCAACATCATGGTATTCATAGGCATGTGGATGACAATCTTATCCGCATTATATTGGATCGGCGTCAACCGGGGCTGGAAACGCGTATCGACAAAATGGTTCCGCTGGCTTATTGTCCTCGGAGCACCGCTTACAATCATCGCCATCGAATCTGGTTGGTGGCTTGCGGAAGTCGGACGGCAGCCGTGGATACTTCGGAAGATTATGCGAGTCGAGGATGCCGCAACGACAAGCGGGCAAGTAGACCTCATGCTGATGCTATTTGCATTACTGTATCTCGTCCTCGGCATCGGAAGCGTCGTCGTCCTGAGACGGATGTTCAACAAAAACCCAGTCGAACGCGAATTGGAAGATCGTCATAAGGAAAAAGGCGGTGATGTACAATGA
- a CDS encoding NUDIX hydrolase — MEIKRKVLAYITKDDNAERKLLVFEHKDNPEAGWQVPGGTIEEDELLLDALYREIEEETGIRREQLQLNGKVNKENYFPENRPNVIHERNIFHLTYIGEEESEWDTCVNSTGKDNGMIFHCRWIPVNELPELAASQDKALEFII, encoded by the coding sequence ATGGAAATTAAGAGAAAAGTGCTGGCTTACATTACGAAGGATGACAATGCAGAACGGAAGCTCCTTGTGTTCGAGCATAAGGATAATCCGGAAGCAGGTTGGCAAGTGCCGGGCGGAACGATTGAAGAGGATGAATTGCTCTTAGATGCGCTCTACCGCGAGATCGAGGAAGAAACCGGCATTCGGCGTGAGCAGTTGCAGTTAAATGGCAAAGTGAATAAGGAGAATTATTTTCCTGAAAACCGTCCGAATGTCATCCATGAGCGGAATATCTTTCATCTCACCTATATCGGCGAGGAAGAATCGGAATGGGACACTTGCGTCAACAGTACCGGTAAAGACAACGGCATGATTTTCCATTGCCGCTGGATTCCGGTGAATGAGTTGCCCGAGTTAGCTGCAAGTCAGGATAAAGCGCTCGAGTTTATAATTTGA
- the rlmD gene encoding 23S rRNA (uracil(1939)-C(5))-methyltransferase RlmD, translated as MSFIVNQNDRLSVYVEDLTHDGSGVAKVEGYPLFIPGALPGEEVEVQVGKTLKNYGFARLLNVTKASKDRVEPPCHVFWECGGCQLQHLSYEGQLIQKYKQVRDVIDRIAKLPHVPVHPVKGMEDPWRYRNKSQIPFSERDGKVVSGFYRSRSHHIVDTDVCIIQSEEADELMSTLKHEMHALGLEAYNEKTHRGMLRHLIVRKGKATGEIMVVLVTLKKKFPQKDAVVELIKRVVPEVTSIMQNVNGEKTNVIFGNETLPLYGKSFIIDKIGDIEFEISARSFYQVNPAQTEVLYKQALDYAQLTGDEMVIDAYCGIGTISLFLAQKAKEVYGVEIVPQAIEDAKRNAELNGMTNAHFEAGAAENVIPRWYAEGKRFDVLVVDPPRKGCDEKLLQTILEYKPKRVVYVSCNPGTLARDLRILEDGGYKTKEVQPVDMFPQSSHVESVAWLEI; from the coding sequence ATGTCTTTTATTGTAAATCAAAATGATCGTCTCTCTGTCTATGTGGAGGATTTGACGCATGACGGATCGGGCGTTGCAAAAGTGGAAGGCTACCCGCTTTTTATACCTGGCGCACTGCCTGGCGAGGAAGTAGAAGTCCAAGTCGGGAAGACGTTGAAGAATTATGGATTCGCGCGTCTGTTGAACGTGACAAAGGCTTCTAAGGATCGCGTGGAACCGCCATGCCATGTGTTCTGGGAATGCGGCGGCTGCCAGCTGCAACATCTATCATACGAAGGCCAGCTCATCCAAAAGTATAAACAGGTCCGCGACGTTATCGACCGCATCGCGAAGTTGCCGCACGTACCTGTCCACCCAGTCAAAGGGATGGAAGACCCTTGGCGCTATCGCAATAAATCCCAGATCCCCTTCAGCGAACGGGATGGCAAAGTCGTATCCGGCTTTTACCGGTCACGCTCCCATCATATCGTCGACACGGACGTCTGTATTATCCAAAGCGAAGAGGCAGATGAACTGATGTCCACGCTGAAGCACGAAATGCATGCACTTGGACTCGAAGCGTATAACGAAAAGACCCATCGCGGCATGCTTCGGCATCTGATCGTCCGGAAAGGGAAGGCGACAGGGGAAATCATGGTCGTCCTTGTAACGTTGAAGAAAAAATTTCCGCAGAAAGACGCCGTTGTCGAACTCATTAAACGGGTTGTGCCGGAAGTGACGTCGATCATGCAAAACGTCAATGGAGAGAAGACGAACGTCATCTTCGGAAATGAAACGCTTCCTCTCTACGGCAAGTCGTTCATCATCGACAAGATCGGCGACATCGAGTTTGAAATATCGGCACGCTCGTTCTATCAAGTGAACCCCGCGCAAACCGAAGTGCTGTACAAGCAAGCACTCGACTACGCGCAGCTGACAGGCGACGAAATGGTTATCGACGCATACTGCGGAATCGGCACCATTTCACTGTTCCTCGCACAGAAAGCGAAGGAAGTGTACGGAGTGGAAATCGTCCCGCAAGCAATCGAAGACGCCAAACGCAACGCGGAATTGAATGGCATGACGAACGCCCATTTCGAAGCGGGCGCAGCGGAAAACGTCATCCCACGATGGTACGCAGAAGGCAAACGGTTCGATGTACTAGTCGTCGACCCACCACGCAAAGGATGCGATGAGAAGCTATTGCAGACAATCTTGGAATACAAACCGAAGCGTGTCGTCTACGTATCATGCAACCCAGGCACACTGGCGCGCGACTTGCGGATCTTAGAAGACGGCGGCTACAAGACAAAAGAAGTCCAACCCGTCGACATGTTCCCCCAAAGCAGCCACGTCGAATCCGTCGCTTGGCTAGAGATTTAA